A genomic region of Pontibaca methylaminivorans contains the following coding sequences:
- a CDS encoding (deoxy)nucleoside triphosphate pyrophosphohydrolase: MPITAPDATRMVLVAAVALIDVEGRILLARRPEGKPMAGLWEFPGGKIHAGETPEAALIRELQEELGIDTWASCLAPLTFASHAYEDFHLLMPLFACRKWNGIPRPREGQALKWVRANQLRDYPMPPADLPLIPILRDWLP, from the coding sequence ATGCCGATTACCGCTCCTGACGCCACGCGGATGGTGCTGGTCGCGGCGGTGGCGCTGATCGACGTGGAAGGGCGGATCCTGCTCGCCCGGCGGCCCGAGGGGAAGCCGATGGCCGGGCTCTGGGAGTTTCCCGGCGGCAAGATCCACGCGGGCGAAACCCCCGAAGCGGCCCTGATCCGCGAACTTCAGGAGGAACTCGGCATCGACACCTGGGCCTCCTGCCTTGCGCCGCTGACATTCGCCAGCCACGCCTACGAGGATTTCCACCTGCTGATGCCGCTGTTCGCCTGCCGGAAATGGAACGGCATTCCGCGGCCGCGCGAAGGGCAGGCGCTGAAATGGGTGCGGGCGAATCAGCTGCGCGACTATCCGATGCCGCCGGCCGATCTGCCGCTGATCCCGATCCTGCGCGACTGGCTGCCCTGA
- the argJ gene encoding bifunctional glutamate N-acetyltransferase/amino-acid acetyltransferase ArgJ, whose translation MAGTLPRSPLAPARFPELPVISGVRFASTAAGVRYAGRDDVMLALLAPGSTVAGVFTRSATRSAPVLDCQEKLRHTGGADAAGAAILVNSGNSNAFTGARGEQSVQAICAATALATGLPVERIFTASTGVIGERLPHDRIIAVIDDLAASLDEGAIEPAARAIMTTDTFAKGASCTVEIDGRTVSIAGIAKGSGMIAPDMATMLVYIFTDARVEQKRLQALLSELNERTFNCITVDSDTSTSDSLMLCATGAAGVDAGESESFAEALHAVMLDLAHQVVRDGEGASKFVEIRVSGAQSDAEARVHGRSIANSPLVKTAIAGEDPNWGRIVMAVGKSGAAADRDRLGIRFGDIPVAENGWVSPGYREETAAEYMKNQELVISVDLGIGDGQAVIWTCDLTHGYIDINADYRS comes from the coding sequence ATGGCTGGCACCCTGCCGCGTTCGCCGCTCGCGCCGGCGCGTTTCCCCGAGCTTCCCGTCATCTCCGGCGTGCGCTTTGCCAGCACGGCGGCGGGGGTGCGCTATGCGGGGCGCGACGACGTGATGCTGGCCCTGCTCGCCCCGGGGAGCACGGTCGCCGGCGTCTTTACCCGCTCGGCGACCCGTTCGGCGCCGGTGCTCGACTGTCAGGAAAAGCTCCGCCATACGGGCGGGGCGGACGCGGCGGGGGCCGCGATTCTGGTCAATTCGGGCAATTCCAACGCCTTTACCGGGGCGCGCGGGGAGCAATCGGTGCAGGCGATCTGCGCCGCGACTGCGCTCGCGACCGGACTGCCGGTCGAGCGGATCTTTACCGCCTCGACCGGCGTGATCGGCGAGCGGCTGCCGCACGACCGCATCATTGCCGTGATCGACGATCTGGCCGCATCGCTGGACGAAGGGGCGATCGAGCCGGCGGCGCGGGCGATCATGACCACCGACACCTTCGCCAAGGGCGCGTCGTGCACCGTCGAAATCGACGGGCGGACAGTGTCGATTGCCGGGATCGCGAAGGGGTCGGGCATGATCGCGCCCGATATGGCGACCATGCTGGTCTATATCTTCACCGACGCGCGCGTCGAACAAAAGCGGCTCCAGGCGCTGCTGTCGGAATTGAACGAGCGCACCTTCAACTGCATCACCGTCGATAGCGACACCTCGACCTCGGACAGTCTGATGCTCTGCGCGACCGGCGCTGCGGGGGTGGACGCGGGCGAAAGCGAATCCTTCGCCGAGGCGCTGCATGCGGTCATGCTCGACCTCGCGCATCAGGTGGTGCGCGACGGCGAGGGCGCCAGCAAATTCGTCGAAATCCGCGTGAGCGGGGCGCAGAGCGATGCCGAGGCGAGGGTGCACGGACGCTCGATCGCCAATTCGCCGCTGGTAAAGACCGCCATCGCCGGCGAGGATCCGAACTGGGGCCGCATCGTCATGGCCGTCGGCAAATCCGGCGCCGCGGCCGACCGCGACCGCCTCGGCATCCGTTTCGGCGACATCCCGGTGGCGGAAAACGGCTGGGTCAGTCCCGGTTATCGCGAAGAAACGGCCGCCGAATACATGAAGAATCAAGAGCTTGTCATAAGTGTCGATCTCGGCATCGGCGACGGGCAGGCGGTAATCTGGACCTGCGACCTGACCCATGGATACATCGACATCAATGCCGATTACCGCTCCTGA
- the nusA gene encoding transcription termination factor NusA has protein sequence MAITSANQLELLQTAEAVAREKMIEPGLVIEAMEESLARAAKSRYGADMDIRVAIDRRTGRASFTRVRTVVEDGEVENYQAEMTVEQAGQYLDAPKVGDTFVEEIPPVELGRIAAQSAKQVILQKVREAERDRQYEEFKDRAGTIINGLVKREEYGNIIVDVGAGEAVLRRNDKIGRESYRPNDRIRAYVKDVRREARGPQIFLSRTAPEFMAELFKMEVPEIYDGIIEIKAVARDPGSRAKIAVISYDHSIDPVGACVGMRGSRVQAVVNELQGEKIDIIPWNEDMPTFLVNALQPAEVSKVVLDEEAERIEIVVPEDQLSLAIGRRGQNVRLASQLTGMDIDIMTEAEESERRQQEFETRTQLFMDSLDLDEFLAQLLVSEGFTSLEEVAYVERDELLVIEGVDEETADELQARARDVLEAQNRAALENARALGVEDSLVAFDALTPQMIEALAKDGIKTLDDFATCADWELAGGYTTVDGQRVKDDGLLEPFDVSLEEAQNMVMTARVLLGWVDPEDLAGAQDEDDEGDGESDEADESGEVAAAGTGES, from the coding sequence ATGGCCATCACATCCGCAAACCAGCTCGAGCTGCTGCAGACAGCCGAAGCCGTGGCCCGCGAAAAGATGATCGAACCGGGCCTCGTCATCGAGGCGATGGAGGAAAGCCTCGCCCGTGCGGCCAAGTCGCGTTACGGGGCCGACATGGACATCCGCGTCGCGATCGACCGCCGGACCGGTCGCGCCAGCTTTACCCGTGTGCGCACCGTGGTCGAGGATGGCGAGGTCGAGAACTACCAGGCCGAGATGACCGTGGAACAGGCGGGACAGTATCTTGACGCGCCCAAGGTGGGCGACACCTTCGTCGAGGAAATCCCGCCGGTCGAACTCGGCCGCATCGCCGCGCAGTCGGCCAAGCAGGTGATCCTCCAGAAGGTCCGCGAGGCCGAACGCGACCGCCAGTACGAGGAATTCAAGGACCGCGCCGGCACCATCATCAACGGCCTCGTGAAACGCGAGGAATACGGCAACATCATCGTCGATGTGGGCGCGGGCGAGGCGGTGCTGCGCCGCAACGACAAGATCGGCCGCGAAAGCTATCGCCCGAACGACCGCATCCGCGCCTATGTCAAGGATGTGCGCCGCGAGGCGCGCGGCCCGCAGATCTTCCTGTCGCGCACCGCCCCCGAATTCATGGCCGAACTGTTCAAGATGGAGGTGCCGGAGATTTACGACGGCATCATCGAAATCAAGGCCGTGGCCCGCGACCCCGGCTCGCGCGCGAAGATCGCCGTCATTTCCTATGATCACAGCATCGACCCGGTGGGCGCCTGCGTCGGCATGCGCGGCTCGCGCGTGCAGGCGGTGGTGAACGAGCTTCAGGGCGAAAAGATCGACATCATTCCCTGGAACGAGGACATGCCGACCTTCCTCGTCAACGCGCTGCAGCCGGCCGAGGTGTCGAAGGTGGTGCTGGACGAAGAGGCCGAGCGCATCGAGATCGTCGTGCCCGAAGACCAGCTTTCGCTGGCGATCGGCCGTCGGGGGCAGAACGTGCGCCTTGCCAGCCAGCTGACCGGCATGGATATCGACATCATGACCGAAGCCGAGGAATCCGAGCGCCGCCAGCAGGAGTTCGAAACCCGCACGCAACTGTTCATGGATTCGCTCGACCTGGACGAATTCCTGGCCCAGCTTCTGGTGTCCGAAGGCTTCACCAGCCTTGAGGAGGTCGCCTATGTGGAGCGCGACGAACTGCTGGTCATCGAAGGCGTGGACGAGGAAACCGCCGACGAATTGCAGGCCCGCGCCCGCGATGTGCTCGAGGCGCAGAACCGGGCGGCGCTGGAAAATGCCCGTGCGCTCGGCGTCGAGGACAGCCTGGTCGCCTTCGACGCGCTCACCCCGCAGATGATCGAGGCGTTGGCCAAGGACGGAATCAAGACGCTCGACGACTTCGCCACCTGCGCCGACTGGGAGCTTGCCGGCGGCTACACCACCGTTGACGGACAGCGGGTCAAGGATGACGGGCTGCTCGAACCCTTCGATGTCTCGCTCGAAGAGGCGCAGAACATGGTCATGACCGCCCGCGTCCTGCTGGGCTGGGTCGACCCGGAAGATCTGGCCGGGGCGCAAGACGAGGATGACGAGGGCGACGGCGAAAGCGACGAGGCGGACGAAAGCGGCGAAGTCGCGGCGGCCGGAACGGGTGAAAGCTGA
- the secA gene encoding preprotein translocase subunit SecA, with product MLGIGTLAKKVFGTPNDRKIKAVRPLVAQINALEPEFEKLDDDGLKAKTEDLRRRALDGEDLDKLLPEAFANVREAARRALGLRAFDVQLMGGAYLHQGNIAEMRTGEGKTLVATFPAYLNALTGKGVHVVTVNEYLARRDAEWMGKVFAMLGMTTGVNASDLTSAQKQEAYGADITYGTNNEFGFDYLRDNLKSDLADIFQKHHNFVIVDEVDSILIDEARTPLIISGPSEDRSDLYLAINAAIPLLTDEHYEKDEKTRVVSLTEEGNEFLETELHRQGLLPEDQSMYDPESTTIVHHVNQALRAHKMFQRDKDYIVRGDDVVLIDEFTGRMMSGRRLSDGLHQAIEAKEGVPIQPENVTLASITFQNYFRLYDKLAGMTGTAATEAEEFQEIYGLGVITVPTNKPVARIDDDDKVYRTTTEKYEAIIREIEEAHARQQPVLVGTTSIEKSEELSKLLKKAGIAHSVLNARQHDKEAEIVADAGRLGAVTIATNMAGRGTDIQLGGNVDMRVMQALADDPEADPAAVRKALEAEHGAEKEKVLAAGGLYVIASERHESRRIDNQLRGRSGRQGDPGRTAFYLSLEDDLMRIFGSERLDKVLQKLGMKEGEAIIHPWVNKSLERAQAKVEGRNFDMRKQVLKYDDVMNDQRKVIFEQRREIMAAQDLSEIARDMRHQVIDDLVTAHMPPKTYADQWDTEGLQAQATELLGVDVPIVEWAAEEGVDDEDIRERLSRAVDEKMAQKAAAFGPENMRNIEKQVLLQTIDSKWREHLLTMEHLRSVIGFRGYAQRDPLNEYKSEAFQLFGSLLDDLREEVTRQLARIRPLSDEEQREMLTRLAAQQADLNRQAAAARAQQENVGEAQPGAADDAAMNGFDADDPATWGNPGRNDRCPCGSGRKFKHCHGRLN from the coding sequence ATGCTGGGTATCGGAACTCTTGCCAAAAAGGTGTTCGGCACACCGAACGACCGCAAGATCAAGGCGGTCCGCCCGCTGGTCGCGCAGATCAATGCGCTCGAGCCCGAGTTCGAGAAGCTCGACGACGACGGACTGAAGGCCAAGACCGAGGATCTGCGCCGGCGCGCGCTCGACGGCGAGGATCTGGACAAGCTGCTTCCCGAAGCCTTCGCCAACGTGCGCGAGGCCGCGCGCCGCGCGCTGGGGCTGCGGGCCTTTGACGTGCAGCTGATGGGCGGGGCCTATCTGCATCAGGGAAACATCGCCGAGATGCGCACCGGCGAGGGCAAGACGCTGGTGGCGACCTTCCCGGCCTATCTCAACGCGCTGACCGGCAAGGGCGTGCATGTGGTGACGGTGAACGAATACCTCGCCCGCCGCGACGCCGAATGGATGGGCAAGGTCTTTGCCATGCTCGGCATGACCACCGGGGTCAACGCCTCGGACCTGACCAGCGCGCAGAAGCAGGAAGCCTATGGCGCCGACATCACCTATGGCACGAACAACGAATTCGGGTTCGATTACCTGCGCGACAACCTGAAATCGGACCTCGCGGATATTTTCCAGAAGCATCATAACTTTGTCATCGTCGACGAGGTGGACAGCATCCTGATCGACGAGGCGCGCACGCCGCTGATCATCTCGGGCCCGTCGGAGGACCGCTCGGACCTTTATCTCGCGATCAATGCCGCCATCCCGCTGCTGACCGACGAGCATTACGAAAAGGACGAAAAGACCCGGGTCGTTTCCCTGACCGAAGAGGGCAACGAATTCCTCGAGACGGAACTGCACCGGCAGGGCCTCCTTCCCGAGGATCAGTCGATGTACGACCCCGAAAGCACCACGATCGTGCACCACGTGAACCAGGCGCTGCGGGCGCACAAGATGTTCCAGCGCGACAAGGATTACATCGTGCGCGGCGACGATGTGGTGCTGATCGACGAATTCACCGGCCGCATGATGTCGGGGCGGCGGCTTTCGGACGGGCTGCATCAGGCGATCGAAGCCAAGGAAGGCGTGCCGATCCAGCCCGAGAACGTGACGCTCGCCAGCATCACCTTCCAGAACTACTTCCGCCTTTACGACAAACTGGCCGGCATGACCGGGACCGCCGCGACCGAGGCCGAGGAATTCCAGGAAATCTATGGCCTTGGCGTGATCACGGTGCCGACCAACAAGCCGGTTGCGCGGATCGACGACGACGACAAGGTCTATCGCACCACGACCGAGAAATATGAGGCGATCATCCGCGAGATCGAGGAGGCCCATGCCCGCCAGCAGCCGGTTCTGGTCGGCACCACCTCGATCGAGAAATCCGAGGAACTGAGCAAGCTGCTGAAAAAGGCCGGGATCGCCCATAGCGTGCTGAACGCGCGCCAGCACGACAAGGAGGCCGAGATCGTCGCCGATGCGGGCCGTCTTGGCGCTGTCACCATCGCCACCAACATGGCCGGACGCGGCACCGACATCCAGCTTGGCGGCAATGTGGACATGCGCGTGATGCAGGCGCTCGCCGACGATCCCGAAGCCGACCCGGCTGCGGTGCGCAAGGCGCTCGAGGCCGAACACGGCGCCGAAAAGGAAAAGGTGCTGGCGGCCGGCGGGCTTTACGTGATCGCCTCGGAACGTCACGAAAGCCGGCGCATCGACAACCAGCTTCGCGGGCGGTCCGGCCGGCAGGGCGACCCCGGGCGCACCGCTTTCTATCTGAGCCTCGAGGATGATCTCATGCGCATCTTCGGCTCCGAGCGGCTCGACAAGGTGCTGCAGAAACTCGGCATGAAGGAAGGCGAGGCGATCATTCACCCCTGGGTGAACAAGTCGCTGGAACGCGCGCAGGCCAAGGTCGAGGGGCGCAATTTCGACATGCGCAAGCAGGTGCTGAAATACGACGACGTGATGAACGATCAGCGCAAGGTGATCTTTGAACAGCGCCGCGAGATCATGGCCGCGCAGGATCTGTCAGAGATCGCCCGCGACATGCGCCATCAGGTCATCGACGATCTGGTGACCGCCCACATGCCGCCCAAGACCTATGCCGACCAGTGGGACACCGAAGGGCTGCAGGCGCAGGCGACCGAATTGCTTGGCGTCGACGTGCCGATTGTCGAATGGGCCGCCGAAGAGGGGGTCGACGACGAGGACATCCGCGAACGGCTGTCCCGGGCCGTCGACGAGAAAATGGCCCAGAAGGCCGCCGCCTTCGGCCCCGAGAACATGCGCAACATCGAAAAGCAGGTTCTGCTTCAGACCATCGACAGCAAATGGCGCGAACATCTGCTGACCATGGAACATCTGCGCTCGGTCATCGGATTCCGCGGCTATGCCCAGCGCGATCCGCTGAATGAATACAAGTCCGAGGCGTTCCAGCTGTTCGGCTCGCTTCTGGACGACCTGCGCGAAGAGGTCACGCGGCAACTGGCCCGGATCCGCCCGCTGTCCGACGAGGAACAGCGCGAGATGCTGACCCGGCTGGCCGCCCAGCAGGCCGATCTGAACCGGCAGGCCGCCGCCGCGCGCGCCCAGCAGGAGAACGTGGGCGAGGCACAGCCGGGCGCCGCGGATGACGCCGCCATGAACGGCTTTGACGCGGACGACCCGGCCACATGGGGCAACCCGGGGCGCAATGACCGCTGCCCCTGCGGCAGCGGCCGGAAATTCAAGCACTGCCACGGGCGCCTGAACTGA
- the radC gene encoding RadC family protein codes for MSRRSAFSDAAPSLFAHDAAPVAAPAGGRLPSYIADHRQRLRERFRDGGAAAMPDYELLELVLFRSIPRRDVKPLARALLDVFGDFNRVITAPPERLREVGGIGDAVVTDFKILEAAAQRMARARIMQRPVISSWDAILDYCHTAMAHRETEQVRVLFLDRRNRLIADEEQASGTVDHVPVYPREIAKRALELNASALILVHNHPSGDPSPSTADIDMTERIRAACEVLGITLHDHLIIGKSRELSFRAEGYL; via the coding sequence ATGAGCCGCCGATCCGCCTTTTCCGATGCCGCGCCCTCGCTCTTTGCCCATGATGCGGCACCCGTTGCGGCGCCGGCCGGCGGGCGCCTGCCCTCCTATATCGCCGACCACCGCCAGCGCCTGCGCGAGCGGTTCCGCGACGGCGGGGCAGCGGCCATGCCGGATTACGAACTTCTTGAACTTGTGCTGTTCCGTTCGATTCCGCGGCGCGACGTCAAGCCGCTCGCGCGGGCCCTGCTGGATGTGTTCGGTGATTTCAACCGCGTCATCACCGCCCCGCCGGAACGTCTGCGGGAGGTCGGCGGCATCGGCGATGCGGTGGTGACCGACTTCAAGATTCTGGAGGCGGCGGCGCAGCGCATGGCGCGGGCGCGGATCATGCAGCGCCCCGTTATTTCAAGCTGGGATGCGATCCTCGATTACTGCCACACCGCCATGGCGCATCGCGAAACCGAACAGGTGCGGGTGCTGTTTCTCGACCGCAGGAACCGGCTTATTGCCGATGAGGAACAGGCAAGCGGCACGGTCGACCATGTTCCCGTCTATCCGCGCGAAATCGCCAAGCGCGCGCTGGAACTCAACGCCTCGGCGCTCATCCTCGTTCACAACCATCCCTCCGGCGATCCAAGCCCCTCGACGGCTGACATCGACATGACCGAGCGGATCCGCGCCGCCTGCGAGGTGCTGGGCATCACCCTGCACGACCACCTCATCATCGGGAAATCCCGCGAGTTGAGCTTCCGCGCGGAGGGCTATCTGTAA
- the infB gene encoding translation initiation factor IF-2 — protein sequence MSDSDGKKTLGVRGGSRSGNVKQSFSHGRTKNVVVETKRRRVVVPKSGAGKGADLPSAAKNVSRRLAGVSDSEMERRLKALQAAKAREADEAAAREAEEAARAEERERRRAEAEEREREERERDAALKARAEEEARQKREAEAAVAQRETAEPAEPRRATPHRGSSQPPRREETEADSRPRSRGREDSRRSGKLTVNQALRGAEGGRQRSMAAMKRRQERDRQRASGHPQEREKISREVQLPETIVVSELANRMAERVAAVVKALMNNGMMVTQNQVIDADTAELIIEEFGHKAVRVSDADVEDVILQIEDDEKDLKPRPPVITVMGHVDHGKTSLLDAIRNAKVVSGEAGGITQHIGAYQVQADGGQVLTFLDTPGHAAFTSMRSRGAQVTDIVVLVVAADDAVMPQTVEAINHAKAAEVPIIVAINKIDKPSANPDKVRTDLLQHGIVVEGMSGDVQDVEVSALKGTGLDELLEAILLQAEILELKANPDRPAQGAVIEAQLDVGRGPVATVLVQNGTLRQGDIFVAGEQWGRVRAMENDKGKRLKDAGPSVPVEILGLHGTPEAGDVLNVVETEAQAREIAEYRQQLAKDKRAAAGAATTLEQLMANAKADQSVKELPILIKADVQGSAEAIVQAMEKIGNEDVRVRVLHYGVGAITDTDVGLAEASGAAIVGFNVRANASARASANQKGVEIRYYSIIYDLVDDVKAAASGLLGSEIREHFIGYAQIKEVFKVSGVGKVAGCLVTEGVARRSAGVRLLRDDVVIHEGTLKTLKRYKDEVPEVQSGQECGMAFENYDDIREGDVIEIFERQEVERTLE from the coding sequence ATGAGCGATTCTGACGGCAAGAAGACACTGGGCGTTCGTGGTGGCTCCCGTTCCGGGAACGTGAAGCAAAGCTTCAGTCATGGGCGCACCAAGAATGTCGTTGTGGAGACCAAGCGCCGGCGGGTGGTCGTTCCCAAGAGCGGCGCGGGCAAGGGGGCGGATCTTCCATCCGCCGCCAAGAACGTGTCGCGTCGCCTTGCCGGAGTCTCCGATTCCGAGATGGAGCGCCGGCTGAAGGCATTGCAGGCCGCCAAGGCCCGCGAGGCCGACGAAGCTGCGGCCCGCGAAGCCGAAGAGGCAGCCCGCGCCGAGGAACGCGAACGCCGCCGCGCCGAAGCGGAGGAGCGCGAACGCGAAGAGCGCGAGCGCGACGCGGCGCTGAAGGCCCGCGCCGAGGAAGAGGCCCGCCAGAAGCGCGAGGCCGAAGCAGCCGTCGCGCAGCGCGAAACCGCAGAGCCGGCCGAACCGCGCCGCGCGACCCCGCACCGCGGTTCTTCCCAGCCGCCGCGCCGCGAGGAAACCGAGGCGGATTCCCGTCCGCGCAGCCGCGGCCGCGAGGACAGCCGCCGTTCGGGCAAGCTGACCGTGAATCAGGCGCTGCGCGGGGCCGAAGGCGGCCGTCAGCGATCCATGGCCGCGATGAAACGCCGGCAGGAGCGCGACCGCCAGCGCGCCTCGGGCCATCCGCAGGAACGCGAAAAGATCTCGCGCGAGGTGCAGCTCCCCGAAACCATCGTTGTCAGCGAACTTGCCAACCGGATGGCCGAACGGGTCGCCGCCGTGGTCAAGGCGCTGATGAACAACGGGATGATGGTCACCCAGAACCAGGTGATCGACGCCGACACGGCCGAGCTCATCATCGAGGAGTTCGGCCACAAGGCGGTGCGCGTCTCGGATGCCGACGTCGAGGATGTGATTCTCCAGATCGAGGATGACGAGAAGGATCTGAAGCCGCGCCCGCCGGTCATCACCGTCATGGGCCACGTGGACCACGGCAAGACCTCGCTTCTGGATGCGATCCGCAACGCCAAGGTGGTCTCGGGCGAGGCCGGGGGCATCACCCAGCATATCGGCGCCTATCAGGTGCAGGCCGATGGCGGGCAGGTGCTGACCTTCCTCGACACGCCGGGCCACGCCGCCTTTACCTCGATGCGGTCGCGCGGGGCGCAGGTCACGGATATCGTGGTGCTGGTCGTCGCCGCGGACGATGCGGTGATGCCGCAGACGGTCGAGGCGATCAACCACGCCAAGGCCGCCGAAGTGCCGATCATCGTCGCGATCAACAAGATCGACAAGCCGAGCGCGAACCCCGACAAGGTGCGCACCGACCTGCTCCAGCACGGGATCGTGGTCGAGGGCATGTCGGGCGACGTGCAGGACGTGGAGGTATCCGCGCTCAAGGGCACGGGGCTTGACGAACTGCTCGAGGCGATCCTGCTGCAGGCCGAGATCCTTGAACTCAAGGCCAATCCCGACCGTCCCGCGCAGGGCGCTGTCATCGAGGCACAGCTCGACGTGGGCCGTGGCCCGGTGGCGACCGTCCTCGTGCAGAACGGCACGCTGCGGCAGGGCGACATCTTTGTCGCCGGGGAACAGTGGGGCCGCGTGCGCGCCATGGAAAACGACAAGGGCAAGCGTCTCAAGGACGCCGGGCCCTCGGTTCCGGTCGAGATCCTCGGCCTTCATGGCACGCCCGAGGCGGGCGATGTGCTGAACGTGGTCGAAACCGAGGCGCAGGCCCGCGAGATCGCCGAATACCGCCAGCAGCTTGCCAAGGACAAGCGCGCCGCCGCCGGCGCCGCCACCACGCTGGAACAGCTCATGGCCAATGCCAAGGCGGACCAGAGCGTCAAGGAACTGCCGATTCTGATCAAGGCCGATGTGCAGGGCAGCGCCGAGGCGATCGTGCAGGCCATGGAGAAGATCGGCAACGAAGACGTCCGCGTGCGCGTCCTGCATTACGGCGTGGGCGCGATCACCGACACCGACGTCGGCCTGGCCGAGGCCAGTGGTGCCGCCATCGTCGGGTTCAACGTGCGGGCCAATGCGAGCGCCCGTGCCAGCGCCAACCAGAAGGGCGTCGAGATCCGCTATTATTCGATCATCTACGATCTGGTCGATGATGTGAAAGCGGCGGCGAGCGGCCTTCTGGGCAGCGAGATCCGCGAACATTTCATCGGCTATGCCCAGATCAAGGAAGTGTTCAAGGTCTCGGGGGTCGGCAAGGTCGCGGGTTGTCTGGTGACCGAAGGCGTCGCCCGCCGCAGCGCCGGCGTTCGCCTGCTGCGCGACGACGTGGTGATCCACGAAGGCACGCTGAAGACGCTGAAGCGCTACAAGGACGAGGTGCCCGAGGTGCAGTCCGGCCAGGAATGCGGCATGGCCTTCGAAAACTACGACGACATCCGCGAAGGCGATGTGATCGAAATCTTCGAGCGTCAGGAGGTCGAGCGCACGCTTGAATAA
- a CDS encoding RNA-binding protein produces MTRGRAQRIRPESPERKCIASGEVHPKYGLIRFVAGPEGQVVPDILDRLPGRGVYVAADRQALERAIDRKLFARGLKQPVTIAPDLAAEVERQLARRVVDLISLARKSGHAVAGYEKVKDWLSKEEARVLIQASDGSPRGKSRLSTPHFGDYIGWLSADELGMAFGRQTVIHAALASGGLGRRVVEEAQRLRGLRARTRGGDDRLEG; encoded by the coding sequence ATGACCCGTGGGCGCGCCCAGAGAATCAGGCCGGAGAGCCCCGAGCGCAAATGCATTGCATCCGGCGAAGTGCACCCTAAATATGGGTTGATCCGCTTCGTTGCCGGACCGGAGGGGCAGGTCGTTCCCGATATTCTGGATCGTCTGCCCGGTCGCGGGGTCTATGTCGCGGCCGACCGGCAGGCACTTGAACGGGCGATTGATCGCAAGCTTTTTGCGCGCGGCCTGAAGCAGCCGGTCACGATTGCGCCGGACCTTGCCGCCGAGGTCGAACGCCAGCTGGCGCGGCGGGTTGTCGATCTGATCAGCCTTGCCCGCAAGTCCGGCCATGCGGTCGCCGGCTATGAAAAGGTCAAGGACTGGCTTTCAAAGGAAGAGGCGCGGGTTCTCATACAGGCAAGCGATGGCTCGCCCCGGGGGAAGTCCCGCCTCAGCACGCCGCATTTCGGCGATTACATCGGCTGGTTGAGTGCCGATGAGCTCGGGATGGCTTTCGGGCGGCAAACCGTGATACATGCTGCGCTCGCCTCTGGCGGACTCGGGCGCCGTGTTGTAGAGGAAGCGCAACGGCTGCGAGGCCTGCGCGCTAGGACCAGAGGCGGCGATGACCGCCTGGAAGGATAA
- a CDS encoding peptidylprolyl isomerase gives MPRTPGFLTALTAMVAFAVAPVAASEPDADTVVARVNGEEITLGHMIVAYGSLPPQYRQIPADQLFDALREQLIQQSALVQARTGDVPRAVELTLENERRELLAADMLESVMKDAATDEEIQAVYDKRFADGKGGQEYNAAHILVDTEDEAQALKEQLDEGADFAKLAEAESSDVSSANGGDLGWFRDGEMVPEFQNGVESLEPGDVSDPVQSQFGWHIIKLNDKREADAPPLDAVRDEIADQLRRAAVEARIEELTAGAEVERPEIEGFDPDVLNKSELLGD, from the coding sequence ATGCCCAGAACTCCCGGTTTCCTGACGGCCCTGACGGCCATGGTGGCATTTGCCGTTGCTCCGGTCGCGGCGAGCGAGCCGGATGCCGATACGGTCGTGGCCCGGGTGAACGGCGAAGAGATCACGCTTGGCCACATGATCGTCGCTTATGGATCGCTGCCGCCGCAATATCGCCAGATCCCGGCCGATCAGTTGTTCGATGCACTGCGCGAGCAGTTGATCCAGCAAAGCGCGCTGGTTCAGGCCCGCACCGGCGATGTGCCGCGCGCGGTGGAACTCACGCTCGAGAACGAGCGGCGCGAACTGCTGGCGGCGGACATGCTGGAATCGGTGATGAAGGACGCCGCGACGGACGAAGAAATTCAGGCCGTCTATGACAAGCGGTTTGCCGACGGGAAGGGCGGGCAGGAATACAATGCCGCGCATATCCTTGTCGATACCGAAGACGAGGCGCAGGCGCTCAAGGAACAACTTGATGAAGGCGCCGATTTCGCCAAGCTGGCCGAGGCGGAATCGAGCGACGTATCGAGCGCCAACGGTGGCGATCTCGGCTGGTTCCGCGACGGCGAAATGGTGCCCGAGTTCCAGAACGGGGTCGAATCGCTCGAACCCGGCGACGTCTCGGATCCGGTGCAGAGCCAGTTCGGCTGGCACATCATCAAGCTGAACGACAAGCGCGAGGCCGATGCGCCGCCGCTCGATGCCGTGCGCGACGAGATCGCGGACCAGTTGCGCCGGGCCGCGGTCGAGGCCAGGATCGAGGAACTGACCGCCGGAGCCGAGGTGGAGCGGCCGGAGATCGAAGGGTTCGACCCGGACGTGCTGAACAAGTCCGAGTTGCTCGGAGACTGA